The following proteins are encoded in a genomic region of Spirosoma sp. SC4-14:
- the bioD gene encoding dethiobiotin synthase yields the protein MIPEQFPTQFIVAGIGTEIGKTVVSAILVEALQADYWKPVQSGALDDSDTETVRHLISNDISQFHPEAYRLTQPLSPHAAAELDNVRIDLNSIVLPQTSNALIIELAGGLMVPLNDRELNLDLVQQFGLPVLLVSRNYLGSINHTLLSVDACRNRNIPILGIIFNGPTVTSSESFILTYTNLPCLGRIGQETQLTRDAIRNYANQFTELTGTR from the coding sequence ATGATTCCCGAGCAATTTCCTACACAATTCATTGTGGCAGGCATTGGTACCGAAATTGGTAAAACTGTTGTATCGGCCATTCTGGTTGAAGCCCTACAGGCCGACTACTGGAAACCCGTTCAGTCGGGCGCTCTGGACGATTCGGATACCGAAACCGTTCGACATTTAATTAGTAACGACATCTCGCAGTTTCATCCGGAAGCTTACCGACTCACACAGCCACTGTCGCCCCACGCAGCCGCCGAGCTAGACAATGTACGAATCGATCTTAACAGCATCGTTCTACCGCAAACCAGCAACGCACTGATTATTGAATTGGCTGGTGGCCTGATGGTACCGTTGAATGATCGTGAGCTAAATCTTGATCTGGTACAACAGTTTGGTTTACCCGTACTACTGGTTTCACGAAATTATCTGGGCAGTATCAATCATACATTGCTCTCGGTCGATGCGTGCCGAAATCGTAACATCCCTATTCTTGGCATCATTTTCAACGGGCCAACCGTTACGAGTTCCGAATCCTTTATTCTGACGTACACAAATCTTCCCTGCCTGGGTCGAATTGGGCAGGAAACTCAACTAACCAGAGATGCTATCCGAAACTACGCCAACCAGTTTACAGAACTTACAGGAACGCGATAA
- a CDS encoding CPBP family intramembrane glutamic endopeptidase → MKILWRDLREHLRADFRPDLYLSTALWAGLLLAINYYLDLEDSYIDTFQGDPRWPVLYFTLYATAYYGSVWLWTRFHRRPDIWRNREFWLRSGWALICYSVYAGFYAHNNWSREVFNGQIYVYAYYCLHNLQSVLTIVLPLYVFYKLVDQRSNPSNFYGMAPKRKGLILYLVLLGLMIPLITLASFQPDFLASYPTYHDTNANEFFGVPEWVTALFYELCYGWDFVPTELMFRGFLVIGMSRLLGRGAVLPMVVWYCAIHFGRPMGEAISSLFGGYLLGVLALSTRSIWGGLLIHIGIAWGMEIAAFLQGGGR, encoded by the coding sequence GTGAAAATTCTCTGGCGTGACCTCCGCGAGCATCTGCGCGCCGATTTTCGTCCTGATCTATACCTTTCCACCGCGCTCTGGGCCGGTCTGCTACTGGCGATCAATTATTACCTCGATCTGGAAGATTCGTACATCGATACGTTTCAGGGTGACCCGCGCTGGCCGGTACTTTATTTTACGCTCTATGCGACGGCTTATTATGGTAGTGTCTGGCTCTGGACCCGATTTCACCGCCGTCCCGACATCTGGCGAAATCGGGAATTCTGGCTGCGGAGCGGCTGGGCACTCATTTGTTATTCGGTCTATGCAGGCTTTTATGCACATAATAACTGGAGCCGGGAGGTATTCAATGGCCAGATTTATGTGTATGCCTATTACTGTCTGCACAATCTGCAATCGGTGCTGACGATTGTGTTGCCGCTATATGTGTTCTATAAACTGGTCGATCAGCGGTCTAACCCAAGTAACTTTTACGGGATGGCCCCGAAGCGAAAAGGGCTGATTCTGTATTTGGTTCTGCTGGGACTAATGATTCCGCTCATTACGCTGGCGTCGTTTCAGCCCGATTTTCTGGCGTCTTACCCAACCTACCACGATACAAATGCTAACGAATTTTTTGGCGTACCCGAATGGGTTACGGCCCTTTTCTATGAATTGTGCTACGGTTGGGATTTCGTTCCGACCGAATTGATGTTTCGCGGCTTTCTCGTAATTGGAATGAGCCGTTTACTGGGTCGGGGAGCGGTGTTGCCTATGGTGGTGTGGTACTGTGCTATTCATTTTGGGCGGCCCATGGGTGAGGCTATTTCATCGCTGTTTGGGGGGTATTTGCTGGGTGTGCTGGCTCTAAGCACCCGAAGTATCTGGGGCGGTTTGCTCATTCATATTGGCATTGCCTGGGGAATGGAGATTGCCGCTTTTCTGCAGGGCGGAGGGCGCTAA
- the bioA gene encoding adenosylmethionine--8-amino-7-oxononanoate transaminase, translated as MLSETTPTSLQNLQERDKATIWHPFTQMQTAPAPVAIVRASGSVLYAADGREYLDMIASWWVNLHGHSHPYIAQRVAEQLQTLEHVIFADFTHQPAIELAERLLQILPPNQSKIFFSDNGSTAVEVALKMAFQYWHNLGKPRYKVIALEDAYHGDTFGAMAVGGRSAFTAPFVPFLFDVEYLPTPVPGQEEAVLQRAEALFSENTAAFIVEPLVQGSGGMIMYEPAILDKLFQLARQHDVLIIADEVMTGFGRTGKRFASDYLTEKPDLMCLSKGLTGGTMALGITTCVQRIYDAFLSTDKSKTLFHGHSFTANPVACAASLASMDLLLSAETQANIQRIASRHTELVSRLGTYSIVENIRHRGTLLAFDLNVSGQTSYFNSIRDTAYQFLLERGVLMRPLGNVLYLMPPYCTTDEQLNYTYDQIEALLQSLS; from the coding sequence ATGCTATCCGAAACTACGCCAACCAGTTTACAGAACTTACAGGAACGCGATAAGGCCACAATCTGGCATCCGTTTACCCAGATGCAGACGGCTCCGGCACCCGTCGCGATTGTGCGCGCCAGTGGTTCGGTGCTCTATGCCGCCGATGGTCGCGAGTATCTCGACATGATTGCCTCCTGGTGGGTCAATCTGCACGGCCATTCGCATCCGTACATTGCCCAGCGCGTTGCCGAACAGCTACAGACGCTGGAACACGTTATTTTTGCCGATTTCACGCACCAGCCCGCCATTGAGCTGGCCGAACGGCTGCTACAGATTCTGCCGCCCAATCAATCGAAAATCTTTTTTTCCGATAACGGATCAACCGCCGTCGAAGTGGCTCTAAAAATGGCCTTTCAGTACTGGCATAATCTGGGAAAACCGCGCTATAAGGTTATTGCACTCGAAGATGCTTATCATGGCGATACATTCGGCGCTATGGCGGTTGGTGGCCGAAGTGCTTTTACGGCTCCCTTTGTACCGTTTTTGTTCGATGTCGAATACCTGCCAACCCCTGTTCCGGGCCAGGAAGAAGCCGTTCTACAACGAGCCGAAGCGTTGTTTTCGGAAAACACAGCCGCCTTTATCGTAGAACCGCTGGTGCAGGGATCAGGTGGTATGATCATGTACGAACCAGCCATACTGGACAAGCTATTTCAACTAGCGCGGCAACATGATGTGCTTATCATTGCCGACGAAGTGATGACCGGTTTCGGCCGAACGGGCAAACGCTTCGCGTCGGATTACCTGACCGAAAAACCAGACCTGATGTGTCTTTCGAAGGGGCTAACGGGTGGAACCATGGCACTGGGAATAACAACCTGCGTCCAGCGAATCTACGACGCCTTTCTGTCGACCGATAAAAGCAAAACGCTCTTTCACGGGCATTCATTTACGGCCAATCCGGTTGCCTGTGCGGCTTCTCTGGCCAGCATGGACCTATTGCTTTCAGCAGAAACTCAGGCAAACATCCAGCGTATTGCAAGCCGTCATACTGAATTGGTGAGTCGTTTAGGCACCTATTCTATTGTTGAAAACATTCGGCACCGTGGCACCTTATTGGCGTTCGATCTAAATGTGAGTGGTCAAACGTCTTATTTTAATTCGATCCGCGACACGGCTTACCAATTTTTGCTGGAACGGGGAGTTCTGATGCGTCCACTCGGTAATGTGCTGTATCTGATGCCACCTTACTGCACCACCGATGAACAATTGAACTATACCTACGATCAGATCGAAGCATTGCTGCAAAGCCTTTCGTAG
- a CDS encoding beta-carotene hydroxylase: MLLNVALVLGTFLFMEGVAWFTHKYVMHGFLWNWHRDHHNHHKGFFERNDLFAVVFSLTAIGLIVAGVEIPELNYLAWIGAGVTLYGFFYFVFHDIIVHRRVKLKFDTSGRYMQRIMRAHYIHHKVHTKEGAEAFGFLYAPRKYDRSVKDSMKNSK, from the coding sequence ATGCTGTTAAACGTTGCTTTGGTTCTGGGGACTTTTCTGTTTATGGAAGGTGTAGCCTGGTTTACGCATAAATACGTAATGCACGGTTTTTTATGGAACTGGCACCGCGACCATCATAACCACCACAAAGGCTTTTTTGAGCGCAACGATCTGTTTGCGGTTGTTTTTAGCCTTACCGCCATCGGCTTGATTGTGGCGGGCGTTGAAATTCCGGAGTTAAATTACCTGGCCTGGATTGGTGCGGGCGTAACGCTATATGGCTTCTTTTACTTTGTTTTCCACGACATCATCGTTCATCGTCGGGTAAAACTAAAATTCGACACGAGCGGGCGCTACATGCAACGTATCATGCGGGCACACTACATCCATCATAAGGTGCATACCAAAGAAGGAGCCGAGGCTTTCGGCTTCCTCTACGCTCCCCGCAAATACGACCGCTCAGTTAAGGATTCTATGAAAAACAGTAAGTAG
- a CDS encoding polysaccharide deacetylase family protein, protein MSQRILVLLLITTITYGQKQMAITIDDLPTVSKAYNTPETQQALTQRLLTHLRTYQVPAIGFVIGSFLQTDNKPNPNKLKLLSMWLDAGLELGNHTFAHKDYNLVSFETMKADVIGGEQAVKKWMEERGKSLRYFRHPYLRRGDTPEKKDSLEAFLKHRGYREAPVTIDNSDWLFSRAYDHALLLGDTALVNSIGQQYVRYMGDCVAYYEAQSDSLFGRPIPQTLLIHANSINADFLGALLAQLKQRGYTFVSLDQALTDSAYSSEDHFCKKGGISWLHRWALTQGKKGTFFNGEPEVPTAIDELANRKL, encoded by the coding sequence ATGTCTCAACGAATCCTCGTCCTGCTTCTGATAACTACGATCACGTATGGTCAGAAACAGATGGCTATTACAATCGACGACTTGCCCACCGTATCGAAGGCCTACAATACGCCGGAAACTCAGCAGGCGCTTACGCAGCGGCTATTGACGCACCTTCGGACATATCAGGTTCCGGCCATTGGTTTTGTCATCGGCAGCTTTCTGCAAACAGACAATAAGCCCAATCCGAATAAACTAAAACTACTATCGATGTGGCTGGATGCCGGTCTGGAATTGGGCAATCATACGTTTGCCCATAAAGACTATAACCTCGTGTCGTTCGAGACAATGAAAGCGGATGTGATTGGAGGGGAGCAAGCTGTAAAAAAATGGATGGAAGAGCGTGGTAAATCGCTTCGTTACTTTCGGCATCCGTATTTGCGCAGAGGAGATACACCGGAGAAAAAGGATTCACTCGAAGCGTTTCTGAAACACCGGGGGTATCGCGAAGCGCCTGTTACAATTGATAATTCAGACTGGCTGTTCTCGCGAGCCTATGACCATGCCCTCCTGCTGGGCGATACGGCCTTAGTCAATAGCATCGGTCAGCAATATGTCCGTTACATGGGCGATTGTGTGGCTTATTATGAAGCGCAAAGCGATTCGCTCTTTGGTCGTCCCATTCCGCAGACCCTGCTCATTCATGCCAATTCGATCAATGCCGATTTTCTGGGGGCATTACTGGCTCAGTTGAAACAGCGGGGCTACACCTTTGTGTCGCTGGATCAGGCGCTCACCGATTCGGCTTATTCTTCGGAAGATCACTTCTGCAAAAAAGGAGGTATTTCGTGGTTGCACCGCTGGGCGCTGACGCAGGGTAAAAAAGGTACATTTTTCAATGGCGAACCCGAAGTGCCGACTGCTATCGACGAGCTGGCCAATCGAAAATTATAA
- a CDS encoding glucose 1-dehydrogenase, whose product MSNFTNQVVFITGAGAGIGRATALAFVKAGAKAVVADINETNGNQTVELIRAANGDAIFIACDVAIPQQIEAAIQQTVDTYGRLDIGINNAGIGGRFARLLEQTPNDFDQMMAINVGGVFYGMQAQIRQMLNQPENGHAERGKIVNVSSIAGVRGMAMGAPYSASKHAVIGLTKTAALEYARKNIRINAICPVYTHSAMVDELIQAAPIMEERMRKVIPIGRLGQPEEIAQAILWLCSDENALFTGQALQMDGGLTAG is encoded by the coding sequence ATGTCAAATTTTACGAATCAGGTTGTTTTCATTACGGGCGCGGGCGCGGGTATTGGCCGGGCAACAGCCCTGGCATTTGTCAAAGCAGGAGCCAAAGCAGTGGTAGCTGACATCAACGAAACCAATGGGAATCAAACGGTTGAACTGATTCGGGCGGCCAATGGCGACGCCATTTTTATAGCCTGCGATGTGGCCATTCCGCAACAGATTGAAGCCGCCATCCAGCAAACCGTCGACACATATGGCCGTCTGGACATCGGCATCAATAACGCGGGTATTGGTGGGCGATTTGCCCGGCTGCTGGAGCAAACCCCCAACGATTTCGATCAGATGATGGCCATAAATGTGGGCGGTGTTTTTTACGGTATGCAGGCACAAATCCGGCAAATGCTAAATCAGCCCGAAAATGGTCATGCCGAACGGGGCAAGATTGTTAATGTGTCGAGCATAGCGGGGGTGCGTGGTATGGCAATGGGAGCACCTTATAGTGCCTCAAAACATGCTGTTATTGGCCTCACGAAAACGGCCGCTCTCGAATATGCCCGGAAAAATATACGAATCAATGCCATATGCCCGGTTTATACGCACTCGGCTATGGTCGATGAGCTGATTCAGGCAGCACCCATTATGGAAGAGCGGATGCGCAAAGTAATTCCTATTGGTCGGCTAGGGCAGCCGGAAGAAATTGCACAGGCTATTCTGTGGCTCTGCTCCGACGAGAATGCCCTGTTTACGGGCCAGGCCCTACAAATGGACGGTGGCCTTACGGCAGGGTAA
- a CDS encoding ATP-binding protein, whose amino-acid sequence MNPSVMDYQALKNLVRRGEGSNLEFKLKTNHPEKIIRGVVAFANTTGGILLIGVGDDKKIVGLKYADEDEYLLVRAINKYCFPRISYTIERVQLYDEREVLVIRVPPSPTRPHYIIPDPDDPENKKAYVRVADKSVQASREVREILKGEQAERNIRFTYGDKEHKLMQHLGEHNSITVDLFASIAGISRRIASRTLVLLVLANVLEIHPSDVVDRYTTRQIS is encoded by the coding sequence ATGAACCCATCGGTTATGGACTATCAGGCACTCAAGAACCTGGTCAGACGGGGAGAGGGTAGCAATTTAGAGTTCAAACTGAAAACGAACCATCCCGAAAAAATTATTCGGGGTGTAGTAGCTTTCGCGAATACAACAGGCGGTATTCTGCTGATTGGTGTCGGCGACGACAAGAAAATTGTCGGGCTCAAATATGCCGACGAAGACGAATACCTGCTTGTTCGAGCTATCAACAAATATTGCTTCCCCAGAATTAGCTACACCATTGAGCGGGTCCAGCTTTACGACGAACGTGAAGTGCTTGTGATTCGGGTACCTCCCAGCCCCACCCGCCCCCACTACATTATTCCCGATCCAGACGACCCCGAAAACAAAAAGGCGTATGTGCGTGTGGCCGATAAGTCGGTACAGGCCAGTCGCGAAGTGCGGGAGATTCTGAAAGGCGAACAGGCCGAACGAAATATCCGCTTCACCTATGGCGACAAGGAGCATAAGCTCATGCAGCACCTCGGTGAGCATAATAGCATCACGGTCGATTTGTTTGCTTCCATCGCCGGGATTTCGCGCCGAATTGCCTCCCGAACGCTCGTGTTACTGGTATTGGCCAACGTGCTCGAAATCCATCCGAGCGATGTGGTAGACCGCTATACAACCCGACAGATAAGCTAA
- a CDS encoding GMC family oxidoreductase yields MNRSNQQSSVPPGKKFDAIVVGSGISGGWSAKELSERGLNVLMLERGRMIEHVTDYHTATMNPWDFPHHNLRVSTDVLKRYPVQNRTGFTITEATHQQFVNDLDNPYVEEKPFDWIRGYHVGGRSLMWGRYSFRFSDLDFEANAREGIATDWPIRYKDIAPWYDHVEKFAGIAGNRDGLPHLPDGQFQPAMPDNCVEQHFRQSINDTFPDRKVISARAAHLTAPTQQQLSLGRAKCQYRNMCMRGCPYGAYFSTQSATLPAARRTKRLTVRPHSIVNSIIYDEKKGLATGVRVIDEQTHEWHEFYASVIFLNASALGSTYILMNSKSKRFPNGMDDSGQLGRNVMDHHFHVGASADYNHDLDKIYFGRHPAGLYIPRFRNLPGQQSQPYKRGYGFEVYTGRENWEHALGLDGFGADLKEKATQFGIWKITLDAFGECMPYEDNRVYLTDDVKDKWGQPVLKMDVHYRENETLMRKDAREQAVQMLEKAGFSNINGFDSQAHPGLSIHEMGTARMGTSPKNSVFNKYNQHHSVKNVFNTDGACMTSSPCQNPSLTYMALSARAADYAVKALKRGDIPR; encoded by the coding sequence ATGAATCGTTCGAATCAACAATCGTCTGTTCCACCCGGAAAAAAGTTTGATGCCATTGTTGTTGGCTCAGGAATCAGCGGGGGTTGGTCAGCTAAAGAACTTAGTGAAAGAGGGTTAAACGTGTTAATGCTGGAACGTGGCCGCATGATCGAGCACGTTACGGACTATCACACGGCAACCATGAATCCCTGGGATTTTCCCCATCATAACTTACGGGTATCGACGGATGTCCTGAAACGCTATCCAGTACAGAACCGCACTGGCTTTACCATTACAGAAGCAACGCACCAGCAGTTTGTCAATGATCTGGATAATCCATACGTTGAAGAAAAACCATTCGACTGGATTCGGGGCTATCACGTTGGTGGACGTTCGCTGATGTGGGGCCGCTATTCGTTTCGTTTTTCGGATCTCGATTTCGAAGCCAATGCCCGGGAAGGTATTGCTACCGACTGGCCCATTCGCTACAAAGACATTGCGCCGTGGTACGATCATGTTGAGAAATTTGCGGGTATTGCCGGAAATCGTGACGGGTTGCCGCACCTGCCCGACGGCCAGTTTCAACCCGCCATGCCCGACAATTGCGTTGAGCAGCATTTTCGGCAATCCATAAACGACACTTTTCCTGATCGCAAAGTGATTTCGGCGCGGGCCGCTCACCTGACCGCACCTACGCAGCAGCAACTGAGTCTGGGGCGGGCCAAATGCCAGTACCGGAATATGTGTATGCGCGGTTGTCCCTACGGCGCGTATTTCAGTACACAATCGGCTACATTGCCTGCCGCCCGCCGTACGAAGCGATTAACCGTTCGGCCGCACTCTATTGTCAATTCAATTATCTATGATGAGAAGAAAGGACTGGCAACCGGTGTTAGGGTCATTGACGAACAAACGCATGAATGGCACGAATTTTACGCCAGCGTCATTTTCCTGAATGCATCGGCTTTAGGGTCTACCTACATTCTGATGAACTCCAAATCCAAGCGGTTCCCCAACGGTATGGACGACAGCGGACAGCTAGGTCGGAATGTAATGGATCATCACTTTCATGTGGGCGCTTCGGCCGATTACAATCACGATCTGGACAAAATCTACTTCGGTCGGCATCCGGCGGGGCTATATATTCCACGTTTTCGAAACCTGCCGGGGCAGCAGTCGCAGCCCTACAAGCGTGGCTACGGCTTTGAGGTATATACGGGACGCGAAAACTGGGAGCATGCGCTTGGTCTGGATGGTTTTGGGGCCGATCTGAAAGAGAAAGCTACGCAGTTCGGTATCTGGAAAATCACGCTGGATGCGTTCGGCGAATGTATGCCCTACGAAGACAACCGCGTTTACCTGACCGACGATGTGAAGGATAAATGGGGACAGCCGGTACTGAAGATGGATGTGCATTATCGCGAAAACGAAACCCTCATGCGTAAAGATGCACGGGAGCAGGCCGTACAGATGCTCGAAAAAGCAGGCTTTTCGAATATTAATGGCTTCGACAGTCAGGCGCATCCGGGCTTAAGCATCCACGAAATGGGTACGGCCCGAATGGGAACATCGCCGAAAAACTCTGTTTTCAATAAATATAATCAGCACCATAGCGTCAAAAATGTCTTTAATACCGATGGCGCCTGTATGACCTCGTCGCCCTGCCAGAATCCCTCGCTGACCTATATGGCTCTGTCGGCACGCGCAGCCGATTATGCCGTGAAAGCGCTGAAACGGGGCGATATACCGCGCTAG
- the ybeY gene encoding rRNA maturation RNase YbeY: protein MIRFFNEDVTYTLPQKQATRQWLKQQAEHEGYAVGDLNYIFCSDDYVLQVNRDYLEHDYYTDIITFDQSEEEGKIDGDIFVSVDRVADNAKQLGVSAEQEMRRVLAHGLLHLCGYGDKTDAEEAQMRAKEDEWLSRL, encoded by the coding sequence ATGATTCGATTCTTCAACGAAGACGTAACTTATACACTCCCTCAAAAACAGGCAACCCGTCAGTGGCTTAAACAGCAGGCAGAACACGAAGGTTATGCGGTAGGTGATTTAAATTATATTTTTTGCTCTGACGACTATGTGTTGCAGGTAAACCGCGACTATCTGGAGCACGATTACTATACCGATATTATCACCTTCGATCAAAGCGAAGAGGAAGGCAAAATTGACGGTGATATTTTTGTTAGCGTCGACCGGGTAGCCGACAATGCGAAACAACTGGGTGTTTCGGCCGAACAGGAAATGCGTCGGGTGCTGGCGCATGGCTTGCTGCATTTGTGTGGCTACGGCGACAAAACCGATGCAGAAGAAGCGCAGATGCGGGCAAAAGAAGATGAGTGGCTTAGTCGTTTATAA
- a CDS encoding 8-amino-7-oxononanoate synthase, giving the protein MSEPTNSITNRLLERLANRQQQGLLRQLRVADNLIDLCSNDYLGFARSADLKTAIQQADLAHATARTGATGSRLLAGETHLAATIEQELAQFYQTEAALIFNSGYDANLGLLACLPQAGDTLITDELIHASMIDGSRLSYATRHRFRHNDLRDLEQKLEQSRQSEGQVFVAVESVYSMDGDQAPLIALCDLCDRYGAEMLVDEAHATGVYGPNGEGLVVALGLQNRVLARVHTFGKALGVHGAAVVGPQVLRHYLINFARPFIYTTALPPHSLLAIGSAHQHLQTHGDVQILLHKQIHYFRQCIARELPDSVWTASESPIQCLIVPGNEQARQVAQQLQQAGFDVRAILSPTVPAGQERLRICIHAFNTIVELDRLTTVLQSTLINEVTL; this is encoded by the coding sequence ATGTCTGAACCGACGAATTCTATTACCAATCGACTGTTGGAACGTCTGGCTAACCGACAACAGCAGGGGCTACTACGCCAGCTCCGTGTGGCCGACAATCTGATCGATCTGTGTTCAAATGATTACCTTGGCTTTGCCCGATCTGCCGACCTGAAAACTGCCATTCAACAGGCCGATCTTGCGCATGCAACTGCCCGAACGGGTGCAACCGGCTCCCGGCTGCTGGCAGGCGAAACACATTTAGCTGCTACTATCGAACAGGAGCTGGCACAATTCTACCAGACCGAAGCCGCGCTGATTTTCAATTCCGGTTATGATGCGAATCTAGGGTTGCTGGCCTGTTTGCCACAGGCAGGCGATACGCTCATTACTGACGAACTGATTCATGCCAGCATGATCGACGGGTCCCGACTAAGCTACGCTACCCGGCATCGGTTCCGCCATAACGATTTGCGGGACCTCGAACAGAAACTAGAACAAAGCCGACAGTCAGAGGGTCAAGTGTTTGTGGCCGTCGAATCGGTTTATTCGATGGATGGCGACCAGGCTCCATTGATTGCACTCTGTGACCTTTGCGATCGGTATGGCGCCGAGATGCTTGTTGATGAGGCCCATGCAACCGGCGTTTATGGTCCTAACGGCGAAGGGTTGGTTGTGGCATTAGGTTTACAGAATCGGGTGCTGGCGCGTGTTCATACGTTTGGGAAGGCGCTGGGCGTTCATGGTGCCGCCGTTGTTGGCCCACAGGTTCTGCGCCATTACCTGATCAATTTTGCCCGGCCATTCATTTACACAACTGCCCTTCCACCGCATAGCCTGCTGGCTATCGGGTCTGCCCATCAACATCTACAGACGCATGGAGATGTACAGATCTTGCTGCACAAGCAAATCCATTATTTCCGGCAATGCATTGCCCGTGAATTGCCGGATAGCGTCTGGACGGCGAGCGAATCGCCGATTCAATGTCTGATCGTACCGGGCAACGAACAGGCTCGACAGGTAGCTCAACAGCTTCAACAAGCCGGTTTCGACGTACGGGCCATCTTAAGCCCAACCGTTCCGGCGGGGCAGGAACGGTTGCGCATTTGTATTCATGCCTTTAACACAATTGTAGAACTAGACCGATTGACAACCGTATTGCAATCAACTCTCATCAACGAAGTAACCTTATGA
- a CDS encoding zinc-binding dehydrogenase: protein MKAIYLTGIHQPIQYTDVPIPTPGPGQVLIQLKAAALNHRDLFIQQGLYPKIKLPVIPGSDGAGTVVDVGLGVDAIWKGQSVVINCAMYWGSNPRFYGPDFRILGMPDNGTFAEYIAVDARYVYHKPAHLSFEQAAALPLAGLTAWRTLMTRAGLHTSNNPPEKVLITGIGGGVALFALQVAVRAGAEVWVTSGSADKLERAKALGAIGGINYHEPNWAKTLMAQTGGGRNGYFDVVVDSAGGSGFTRLIDVAAPAGRIVFYGGTTGSITDVVPARVFFKQLNILGSTMGTEHEFADMLSFVAETELVPVVDEIFPLANTEQAMQKMQAAKQFGKIVLKIAE, encoded by the coding sequence ATGAAAGCCATTTATCTCACCGGCATCCATCAGCCCATCCAATATACGGATGTGCCAATACCCACTCCCGGACCAGGGCAGGTATTGATTCAACTCAAGGCGGCAGCACTCAATCACCGCGATCTGTTCATTCAGCAGGGCCTTTATCCGAAAATTAAATTGCCTGTCATACCTGGGTCCGACGGAGCAGGCACTGTGGTCGACGTCGGCCTGGGCGTCGATGCAATCTGGAAGGGTCAGTCGGTCGTTATCAATTGTGCCATGTACTGGGGGTCCAATCCACGATTCTACGGACCCGATTTTCGAATTCTGGGTATGCCCGACAATGGCACGTTTGCCGAATACATCGCAGTCGATGCGCGGTATGTTTACCATAAGCCGGCCCATCTTTCCTTCGAACAGGCAGCCGCACTTCCTCTGGCAGGACTGACCGCCTGGCGCACGCTGATGACACGGGCTGGGCTGCATACCAGCAACAATCCTCCCGAAAAAGTACTTATTACGGGCATTGGCGGGGGTGTCGCTCTATTTGCGCTACAGGTTGCCGTCAGGGCCGGTGCCGAGGTCTGGGTAACATCGGGATCGGCCGATAAACTGGAACGAGCGAAAGCATTAGGCGCCATTGGCGGTATTAACTATCACGAACCCAATTGGGCTAAAACACTGATGGCACAAACCGGCGGTGGACGCAACGGCTATTTCGACGTTGTGGTCGACAGCGCAGGCGGATCTGGCTTTACCCGCCTTATTGACGTAGCCGCTCCCGCAGGCCGCATCGTTTTTTACGGTGGCACAACTGGTAGTATCACAGATGTTGTTCCAGCCAGAGTATTTTTTAAACAGCTAAATATTCTGGGGTCAACGATGGGCACCGAGCATGAGTTTGCCGATATGCTTTCTTTCGTTGCTGAGACTGAGCTTGTTCCGGTCGTTGATGAAATCTTCCCACTAGCCAATACTGAGCAGGCTATGCAAAAGATGCAGGCCGCAAAGCAGTTCGGCAAAATCGTATTAAAAATTGCTGAGTAA